One window of the Methylovirgula sp. HY1 genome contains the following:
- a CDS encoding N-acetylmuramoyl-L-alanine amidase, protein MAPALIAVLRKSRLSNALSKAKLPSIEPPRADSHRLGAVCIFVLGALLGLAGLGATSAALAAGARAEGGLVGARLLALQTASPKLKSETAPYGPAAATAVHLEDGGDRAKLSFDLSRPVKVNAFVLAAPDRVVIDLSEVDFHIAPQAGGMTSAPLSRHRSVWRRGRKAAFSGLVSSFRFGLFAPGRSRVVINLAGPAKIQSAAVESAAGGTSAVLVIELAKTSRAAFQIAARMAVLAAAADAEKADPTAVPSATDMGSSLPVVVVDPGHGGIDSGAMVNGLVEKNIVLAFGKELAEKLRATHRYKVVMTRESDVFIPLGGRVRIARDAHASLFVSIHADTIADAASVSGATVYTMADRASDAEAARTAEKENQSDVTAGLQEGKTGPSRSVSDILFDLTKRETRAYSHVFARTLVNYWRVAARLNKNPERAAGFIVLTAPDVPSVLLELGYLSNVKDGRSLVLPKWRDETTSRVAAAINAFFKTRGQPDTAAPTKTAGTTPTLDTAAAASITGSITGAK, encoded by the coding sequence TTGGCGCCAGCGCTGATCGCTGTTCTGCGCAAATCCCGATTGTCCAACGCGCTTTCAAAAGCCAAATTGCCAAGCATCGAGCCGCCACGCGCCGACAGCCATCGCCTTGGTGCGGTCTGTATTTTCGTTCTCGGCGCCCTCTTGGGTCTGGCAGGCCTCGGGGCGACAAGCGCCGCCCTGGCGGCGGGAGCGCGTGCCGAAGGTGGCCTGGTGGGTGCCCGTTTGCTTGCGTTGCAGACGGCTTCACCCAAGCTTAAGTCTGAAACCGCGCCCTATGGGCCGGCCGCCGCCACCGCGGTACATCTCGAAGATGGTGGCGATCGGGCAAAGCTCAGTTTCGATCTGAGCCGGCCGGTGAAGGTGAATGCCTTTGTGCTCGCCGCGCCGGACCGGGTTGTTATCGATTTGTCGGAAGTCGATTTCCACATAGCACCGCAGGCCGGGGGAATGACGTCTGCGCCGCTCAGCCGGCACCGGTCTGTCTGGAGACGCGGCCGCAAGGCCGCTTTTTCGGGTCTCGTGTCCTCCTTCCGCTTCGGCCTCTTCGCTCCCGGCCGGTCTCGGGTCGTGATCAATCTTGCCGGGCCGGCAAAAATCCAAAGCGCCGCGGTGGAGAGTGCGGCGGGTGGCACGTCGGCGGTCCTCGTGATCGAACTCGCCAAGACGAGCCGCGCGGCCTTCCAGATCGCGGCCCGCATGGCGGTTCTGGCCGCGGCCGCAGATGCCGAAAAGGCTGATCCGACGGCCGTGCCATCGGCTACCGATATGGGCAGCTCACTTCCCGTCGTGGTCGTCGATCCTGGCCATGGCGGCATCGACAGCGGGGCGATGGTCAACGGATTGGTCGAAAAGAACATCGTCCTCGCCTTTGGCAAAGAACTCGCCGAAAAGCTCAGGGCAACCCACCGTTATAAAGTTGTCATGACGCGTGAAAGCGATGTTTTCATTCCGCTCGGCGGTCGGGTGCGCATTGCCCGCGACGCCCATGCGTCACTCTTCGTTTCGATTCACGCCGACACGATCGCCGATGCGGCGAGCGTCTCGGGGGCGACCGTCTATACGATGGCGGATCGCGCCAGCGATGCCGAGGCGGCGCGCACGGCCGAGAAGGAAAACCAATCCGACGTGACGGCCGGCCTCCAAGAAGGCAAGACGGGACCGAGCCGTAGCGTCTCAGATATTCTTTTCGATCTGACCAAACGCGAAACACGCGCCTATAGCCATGTCTTCGCTCGGACGCTTGTCAATTATTGGCGTGTGGCGGCGCGTCTGAACAAGAATCCGGAGCGGGCCGCGGGCTTCATCGTTTTGACGGCGCCCGACGTCCCCTCCGTCCTTCTCGAACTCGGCTATCTTTCGAACGTGAAAGATGGGCGATCGCTCGTCTTGCCAAAATGGCGTGACGAAACCACGAGCAGGGTGGCCGCAGCGATCAATGCCTTCTTCAAGACGCGCGGGCAGCCGGACACGGCGGCGCCGACGAAAACCGCCGGAACGACGCCGACGCTCGATACCGCCGCCGCGGCATCTATCACGGGATCAATCACCGGGGCCAAATGA
- a CDS encoding penicillin-binding protein 1A, with protein sequence MRLIARFLGFVFASAAMLFVVGIGVAAVVVWKFEQDLPDYTQLKNYEPPVMTRVHAADGSVLAEYSHQRRLYLPASAIPPLLKEAFISAEDKNFYTHHGLDPEGILRALIVLVEGGRHVQGASTITQQVAKNFFLTNKRTIQRKIREALLSLRIEGAYSKQKILELYLNEIYLGLGNYGVAAAALNYFDKSVYELTVAEVAYLAALPKAPNNYNPFTKRERAIDRRNWVIDRMVENGYVSREAGDKAKTEPLGVTPRVLSPSTYAAGYFAEDVRRELLDRYGEKKLYEGGLSVRTTLDPKMQIMARRALVDGLVRYDEAHGFRGPLKHIDISQDWGLALAKVPALDDVAPWRLAVVLDSSDKQVRVGLQPTHEPSGAVGPERVTGYLATVGLKWITRRGKRNSLEAGDVVYVEPLEDQPGQYRLRQIPQVSGAIVVQDPFTGRVLAMVGGFSYDQSEFNRATQAWRQPGSSFKPFVYAAAIDNGYTPSTTVLDEPVAIDQGPGLGVWRPENFEHKSTGPHTLRYGLEHSINQMTVRLARDIGMPLIAEYAKKFGIYDDLPLYLSMSIGSGETTLMRMTTAYSMLDNGGKRITATLIDRIQDRWGQTIYRHDKRICEGCNAVKWDNQPEPTIIDKREQVIDPLTAYQLTSMMEGVIQYGTGQAIRAVGKHLAGKTGTTNDAKDLWFMGYSPNLTVGVFMGYDRPRSLGRAAQAALYTAPMFRDFMKMALKDKPDTPFRVPPGIKLISVDPKTGLRATGAGTILEAFKPGTQPPDSVYAGVGDQMPRVLSVSPDADRAAGTGTGGLY encoded by the coding sequence ATGCGGCTGATCGCTCGTTTCTTAGGTTTTGTTTTTGCGAGCGCCGCGATGCTCTTCGTCGTCGGCATCGGCGTCGCGGCGGTCGTCGTGTGGAAGTTCGAGCAGGATCTTCCAGATTATACGCAGCTCAAGAATTACGAGCCGCCGGTCATGACGAGAGTCCATGCCGCCGACGGCTCTGTGCTCGCCGAATATTCACATCAGCGGCGGCTCTATCTTCCGGCCTCGGCGATTCCGCCGCTCCTCAAAGAGGCTTTCATCTCGGCCGAGGACAAAAATTTCTACACCCATCACGGTCTCGATCCGGAAGGCATTCTGCGGGCACTCATCGTTCTCGTCGAGGGTGGCCGGCATGTTCAAGGTGCCTCGACCATCACGCAGCAGGTCGCCAAGAACTTTTTCTTGACCAATAAGAGAACGATTCAGCGCAAGATCCGTGAAGCGCTGTTGTCCTTGCGGATCGAGGGCGCCTATTCGAAGCAAAAGATTCTCGAACTCTATCTCAATGAAATCTATCTCGGCCTCGGCAATTATGGTGTCGCCGCCGCGGCTTTGAATTATTTCGATAAATCGGTTTATGAACTCACCGTTGCCGAGGTCGCCTATCTTGCAGCCCTGCCGAAGGCGCCGAATAATTATAATCCCTTCACCAAGCGCGAACGAGCCATCGACCGGCGCAATTGGGTCATCGATCGCATGGTCGAGAACGGCTATGTCAGCCGTGAGGCGGGCGATAAGGCCAAAACAGAGCCGCTCGGTGTGACGCCGCGGGTGCTGTCGCCGAGCACCTATGCCGCCGGCTATTTCGCCGAGGACGTCCGGCGCGAGCTTTTGGATCGGTATGGCGAAAAGAAGCTCTACGAGGGCGGCCTTTCGGTCCGCACGACGCTCGATCCAAAAATGCAGATCATGGCACGCCGGGCTCTCGTCGACGGTCTCGTCCGCTACGACGAGGCGCATGGTTTCCGTGGCCCGCTCAAGCATATAGATATTAGCCAGGATTGGGGTTTGGCGCTGGCCAAAGTGCCGGCGCTCGATGATGTGGCGCCGTGGCGGCTGGCGGTGGTTCTGGACAGCAGCGACAAGCAAGTGCGCGTCGGGCTGCAGCCGACCCATGAGCCGTCTGGTGCTGTCGGGCCGGAACGGGTGACCGGCTATCTCGCGACTGTCGGGCTCAAGTGGATAACACGGCGGGGCAAACGCAACTCACTCGAGGCGGGCGACGTCGTCTATGTCGAACCGCTCGAAGACCAGCCGGGGCAATATAGGCTGCGTCAGATTCCCCAGGTCAGCGGCGCGATCGTGGTCCAGGATCCGTTCACCGGCCGGGTTCTGGCGATGGTCGGGGGCTTCTCCTACGACCAATCGGAATTCAATCGTGCCACCCAGGCTTGGCGTCAGCCCGGCTCGTCGTTCAAGCCGTTCGTTTATGCGGCGGCGATCGACAATGGCTATACGCCCTCCACCACGGTTCTCGACGAACCCGTTGCGATCGATCAGGGGCCCGGCCTCGGGGTTTGGCGCCCGGAAAATTTCGAACATAAGTCGACGGGTCCGCACACGCTGCGTTATGGCCTCGAACATTCGATCAACCAGATGACGGTCCGGTTGGCCCGCGACATCGGCATGCCGCTCATTGCCGAATATGCCAAAAAATTCGGGATCTATGACGATTTGCCGCTCTATCTCTCGATGTCGATCGGGTCCGGCGAGACGACATTGATGCGCATGACGACGGCCTATTCCATGCTCGACAACGGCGGCAAGCGGATCACTGCGACGCTCATAGATCGCATCCAGGATCGGTGGGGGCAGACGATCTATCGCCACGACAAGCGCATCTGCGAAGGGTGCAACGCGGTGAAATGGGACAATCAGCCGGAGCCGACGATCATCGACAAGCGCGAGCAGGTGATCGATCCGCTGACTGCCTATCAGCTCACTTCGATGATGGAAGGCGTCATTCAATATGGCACCGGCCAGGCGATCCGCGCCGTCGGCAAACATCTCGCCGGCAAGACCGGCACGACCAATGACGCGAAAGATCTCTGGTTCATGGGGTATTCGCCCAATCTCACGGTTGGCGTGTTCATGGGCTATGATCGGCCGCGTTCGCTCGGGCGCGCCGCCCAGGCCGCCCTTTACACCGCGCCGATGTTCCGTGACTTCATGAAGATGGCGTTGAAGGACAAGCCCGACACGCCGTTCCGCGTTCCGCCCGGCATCAAACTCATCTCGGTCGATCCCAAAACCGGCCTGCGGGCGACAGGGGCGGGAACGATCTTGGAGGCGTTCAAACCCGGCACGCAGCCGCCCGACAGTGTCTATGCTGGTGTCGGCGATCAGATGCCGCGTGTGTTGAGCGTCAGTCCCGACGCCGATCGCGCGGCGGGAACCGGAACCGGCGGACTGTACTGA
- the prfB gene encoding peptide chain release factor 2 (programmed frameshift): MRAEAEALRESIKQSLGLLRRHLDVDVATRRLAELNAKVEDPNLWNDADAAQKIMRERTELEERLGALGRFESDLDDALTLIELAEAEGDTASEEEGLAELRHLKSEADRRQIEALLSGEVDGNDTYIEVHSGAGGTESCDWARMLFRMYARWAERHKFKVEIIEETFGDEAGIKSGTLLVKGHNAHGWAKTESGVHRLVRISPFDSNARRHTSFASVWVYPVIDDRIEIDVKEADCRIDTYRSSGAGGQHVNTTDSAVRITHIPTGIVVACQGERSQHKNRATAWNMLRARLYEREMEIREAAANATEASKTEIGWGHQIRSYVLQPYQLVKDLRTGVTSGTPGDVLDGDLDSFMEASLAQKVYGGGPVAVEDVE; the protein is encoded by the exons ATGCGCGCCGAAGCCGAAGCGCTCCGCGAATCGATCAAGCAATCCTTGGGATTGCTGAGGAGGCATCTT GACGTCGATGTCGCGACGCGCCGCCTTGCCGAACTGAACGCCAAAGTCGAAGACCCCAATCTCTGGAACGACGCCGACGCGGCGCAAAAAATCATGCGCGAGCGCACCGAACTCGAAGAGAGGCTCGGGGCTCTGGGCCGTTTCGAATCCGATCTCGACGATGCGCTGACCCTCATCGAGCTGGCCGAGGCGGAGGGCGATACGGCCAGTGAAGAAGAGGGCCTGGCCGAACTTCGACATTTAAAGAGCGAGGCCGATCGCCGGCAAATCGAGGCGCTGCTGTCGGGCGAAGTCGATGGCAATGACACTTATATCGAGGTGCATTCCGGCGCCGGCGGCACCGAGAGCTGCGATTGGGCGCGCATGCTGTTTCGCATGTATGCGCGCTGGGCCGAGCGGCACAAGTTCAAGGTCGAAATCATCGAAGAGACTTTTGGCGATGAGGCCGGCATCAAATCCGGCACTTTGCTGGTGAAGGGCCATAATGCGCATGGCTGGGCGAAGACCGAATCCGGGGTGCATCGGCTGGTGCGCATCTCGCCCTTCGATTCCAATGCGCGGCGGCACACGAGCTTCGCCTCGGTCTGGGTCTATCCGGTGATCGATGATCGGATCGAAATCGACGTGAAGGAAGCAGACTGTCGCATCGACACCTATCGTTCGTCCGGCGCCGGCGGTCAGCACGTGAACACGACCGATTCGGCTGTGCGCATCACCCATATTCCGACGGGCATCGTCGTCGCGTGCCAGGGCGAACGCTCGCAGCACAAGAATCGCGCGACAGCCTGGAATATGTTGCGCGCACGGCTTTACGAGCGCGAGATGGAAATTCGCGAGGCTGCGGCCAATGCGACGGAAGCGAGCAAGACAGAGATCGGCTGGGGTCATCAGATCCGCTCCTATGTTTTGCAGCCTTATCAGCTCGTCAAGGATCTGCGCACCGGCGTGACCTCGGGCACGCCCGGCGATGTGCTCGACGGCGATCTCGATTCCTTCATGGAGGCGTCGCTCGCGCAAAAGGTTTATGGTGGCGGACCTGTCGCCGTCGAAGACGTGGAGTAA
- a CDS encoding rhomboid family intramembrane serine protease, with protein MRAQREKIFNLPAVVLAAVVLLVGIHVLRGFLPLESNLALLREFGFVPGRFTYAFDPHPVVVALDAARQKSEFDGEIAGYFLGNGKPLWWTPLTYAFLHASYLHVGFNCLWLVAFGAPVARRFGTPRFLMFCVATAIAGALAHYVTHLVDLQPVIGASAVVSGTMAAALRFVFQPGAPLGEGPDGLSLNATDAAYRQPALPLRSIITDRRAMTFLIAWFFANMLFGLVPSLSGLTGATIAWQAHIGGFLVGLFAFPLFDPPAPIPSWDDPQSD; from the coding sequence TTGCGCGCGCAGAGAGAGAAGATTTTCAACCTTCCCGCCGTCGTGCTTGCCGCCGTGGTTCTCCTCGTCGGCATTCATGTACTGCGCGGATTTTTGCCGCTTGAAAGCAATCTTGCTCTTCTACGCGAGTTCGGCTTCGTGCCGGGGCGTTTCACCTATGCCTTCGATCCCCACCCTGTCGTCGTCGCCCTCGATGCGGCGCGCCAGAAGAGCGAATTCGATGGCGAGATCGCCGGCTATTTTCTCGGCAATGGCAAGCCTCTGTGGTGGACACCGCTCACCTACGCTTTCTTGCATGCCAGCTACTTGCATGTCGGCTTCAATTGTCTTTGGCTCGTTGCCTTTGGCGCACCCGTGGCGCGGCGCTTTGGAACGCCGCGCTTTTTGATGTTCTGCGTGGCGACGGCGATTGCCGGCGCGCTCGCCCATTACGTCACGCATCTGGTTGATCTGCAGCCGGTGATCGGCGCGTCCGCCGTCGTTTCCGGCACGATGGCGGCGGCGTTACGCTTCGTCTTTCAGCCCGGTGCGCCGCTCGGCGAAGGACCGGACGGCCTTAGCCTCAACGCAACTGATGCCGCCTATAGGCAGCCGGCTTTGCCGCTGCGATCCATCATCACCGATCGCCGCGCGATGACTTTTCTTATCGCCTGGTTCTTCGCCAATATGCTTTTTGGCTTGGTGCCATCGCTTTCCGGTTTGACCGGCGCGACGATCGCTTGGCAGGCGCATATCGGCGGCTTTCTCGTCGGTCTCTTCGCATTTCCTTTGTTCGATCCGCCGGCTCCGATTCCGAGCTGGGATGATCCACAATCCGATTGA
- a CDS encoding CBS domain-containing protein codes for MTVARILAKKGRDVTMTQPHRTLQEVAHVLAMRNIGAVVVADAQGRLLGIISERDIVRAIGTRGVAAFDDPVSMHMTSRVITALEEDTVLITVEKMNAGHFRHLPVLKNDKLVGIVSIGDAVKFRLEEMEHEQSAMREYIASV; via the coding sequence ATGACGGTAGCAAGGATATTGGCCAAGAAGGGCCGCGACGTGACGATGACCCAACCGCATCGCACGTTGCAGGAGGTGGCTCATGTTCTCGCAATGCGCAACATCGGCGCGGTAGTGGTCGCGGATGCGCAGGGTAGGTTGCTCGGCATTATTTCCGAGCGCGACATCGTCCGCGCCATTGGCACACGTGGTGTCGCCGCGTTCGACGATCCTGTTTCCATGCATATGACCAGCAGGGTCATCACGGCACTGGAAGAAGATACCGTGCTCATCACGGTCGAGAAGATGAATGCCGGACATTTCCGTCATCTCCCCGTGCTCAAGAACGACAAGCTCGTCGGCATTGTTTCAATCGGCGACGCGGTCAAGTTCCGTCTTGAAGAAATGGAACATGAGCAATCGGCGATGCGCGAATATATCGCCTCGGTATAG
- a CDS encoding patatin-like phospholipase family protein, which produces MFTRKFSDSSDKSTDATNGAAPRRKLKIGIALGAGAARGWSHIGVLQELAAHGIVPEIVAGTSIGAVVGGCYAADRLEALEGFVRGLTKRRVFGLIDLSLSGIGLLSGSKLRKSLQDELADRTIESLPKSFAVVATEVGTGHEVWLRQGHVVEAIRASYALPGIFEPVRINGRWLFDGALVNPVPVTVCRVLGADMVIAVNIIGDNAFRGTVISDSLSLAQTLEDLETPNACETGAEKSKAGNGPLRQNFGRHDGGAPGIAGAVMDAFNITQDRISRSRLAGDPPDVMINARNSHIGLFDFHRGDELIAIGREAARRGLDDIAEYIALTPYADADERPQPAM; this is translated from the coding sequence ATGTTCACACGAAAATTTTCGGATTCTTCCGATAAAAGTACGGACGCCACCAATGGCGCAGCGCCCCGCCGTAAATTGAAAATTGGCATAGCGCTCGGCGCCGGCGCCGCACGCGGATGGTCCCATATCGGGGTCCTGCAGGAGCTTGCCGCACATGGAATCGTGCCGGAGATCGTCGCCGGAACGTCGATCGGCGCTGTGGTGGGCGGCTGCTATGCAGCCGACCGACTCGAAGCGCTCGAAGGTTTCGTGCGCGGGCTCACCAAAAGGCGCGTCTTCGGCCTGATCGATCTTTCGCTCTCCGGTATCGGCCTGCTCTCCGGCAGCAAATTGAGAAAAAGCCTTCAAGACGAATTGGCCGACCGCACGATCGAAAGCTTGCCGAAAAGCTTCGCCGTCGTTGCCACCGAAGTCGGCACCGGACATGAAGTCTGGCTTCGTCAAGGCCACGTCGTCGAGGCGATCCGCGCCTCATATGCGCTGCCGGGCATTTTTGAACCGGTTCGCATCAATGGACGCTGGCTATTCGATGGCGCCTTGGTCAATCCAGTGCCCGTCACCGTCTGTCGCGTGCTCGGGGCGGACATGGTGATTGCTGTCAACATCATCGGCGACAATGCCTTCCGCGGCACCGTGATCAGCGACAGCCTTTCGCTCGCCCAGACGCTCGAGGATTTGGAAACACCCAACGCGTGCGAGACCGGCGCAGAAAAATCCAAGGCGGGTAACGGTCCGCTCCGTCAGAACTTCGGTCGCCACGACGGCGGCGCACCCGGCATCGCAGGCGCCGTCATGGATGCCTTCAACATCACGCAAGACAGAATTTCGCGGTCGCGGCTGGCCGGCGACCCACCCGATGTGATGATCAATGCGCGAAATTCACATATTGGACTGTTCGACTTTCACCGCGGCGACGAACTCATTGCGATCGGCCGCGAAGCGGCTCGACGCGGGCTCGACGATATAGCCGAATATATTGCACTCACGCCCTATGCGGACGCAGACGAGAGACCGCAGCCGGCGATGTGA
- the hisI gene encoding phosphoribosyl-AMP cyclohydrolase, with the protein MIETEVLIFPNPGDKQALEEGVVFTPRFDADGLIPCITTDSRDNTVLMFAFMNAEALRLTLETGIAHYWSRSRQSLWRKGDTSGQLQTVTEIRTDCDQDVLLLKVEPGGDGGACHTGRRSCFYRRLMADPSGAPTLVKDEG; encoded by the coding sequence ATGATCGAGACCGAAGTCCTCATCTTCCCAAATCCGGGCGACAAGCAAGCGCTCGAAGAGGGCGTGGTCTTCACACCGCGTTTCGACGCCGACGGCTTGATTCCCTGCATCACCACCGACAGCCGCGACAATACGGTTCTGATGTTCGCCTTCATGAATGCGGAAGCCTTGCGGCTTACGCTCGAGACCGGCATCGCGCATTACTGGTCACGCTCGCGACAAAGCCTCTGGCGTAAGGGCGACACCTCCGGCCAGCTACAGACGGTGACGGAGATCCGCACCGATTGCGATCAGGACGTCCTGCTTTTGAAAGTGGAGCCCGGTGGCGACGGCGGCGCCTGTCACACCGGCCGCAGATCCTGTTTCTATCGTCGCCTCATGGCCGATCCCTCCGGCGCACCGACGTTGGTGAAGGACGAGGGCTGA
- the folE gene encoding GTP cyclohydrolase I FolE has product MDDVVKSLLERQPSKAATPKSGMPTTITTTNNVSKPPCPTREEAEAAVRTLISWAGEDPNREGLRDTPQRVVKAYEEFFAGYRDDASDVLARVFREVEGYDDLVLVRDIAFSSHCEHHMVPFVGRAHIAYYPGEDGVVGLSKLARLVDVFARRLQTQEALTAQIIGAIEQYLRPRGCAVMIEAEHMCMSMRGVMKQGSTTITNQFTGVFRDDPSEQVRFLSLIRNK; this is encoded by the coding sequence ATGGATGACGTGGTTAAGTCCTTGCTCGAACGCCAGCCGTCCAAGGCCGCAACGCCCAAATCCGGGATGCCGACGACCATTACAACGACAAATAACGTGTCGAAGCCGCCGTGCCCAACCCGTGAGGAGGCCGAAGCGGCGGTGCGCACACTGATTTCATGGGCCGGCGAGGATCCGAACCGCGAAGGCCTGCGCGATACGCCGCAACGTGTCGTGAAAGCCTATGAGGAATTCTTCGCCGGCTATCGCGACGATGCAAGCGACGTGCTGGCGCGAGTGTTCAGGGAAGTCGAGGGCTACGACGATCTCGTGCTCGTCCGCGACATCGCCTTTTCATCGCATTGTGAACATCACATGGTTCCCTTCGTCGGCCGGGCTCATATCGCCTATTATCCGGGCGAGGATGGCGTCGTCGGCCTTTCCAAGCTGGCGCGTCTCGTCGATGTCTTCGCGCGGCGCCTGCAGACTCAGGAGGCCTTGACGGCGCAGATCATCGGCGCGATCGAACAATACCTGCGCCCGCGCGGCTGCGCCGTGATGATCGAAGCCGAGCATATGTGCATGTCGATGCGCGGCGTTATGAAACAGGGTTCGACAACGATCACAAACCAGTTCACTGGCGTCTTCCGCGACGATCCCTCCGAGCAGGTGCGCTTCCTCTCGCTCATACGCAACAAGTGA
- a CDS encoding iron-sulfur cluster assembly scaffold protein — MLTDIYSNKILELAANIPRQGRLAAPDASAKVHSKLCGSTIIVDLVMRDGKVVDFAHDVKACALGQAAASIMARNVIGATAPELRQLRDEVRAMLKDNGPPPQGKWAEIGVLEPVRDFKARHTSTMLTFEATVEAVNQIEAAGAKAAE, encoded by the coding sequence ATGCTGACTGACATTTACAGCAATAAGATCCTGGAGCTGGCGGCGAATATTCCCCGCCAGGGTCGATTGGCCGCGCCCGACGCATCAGCCAAAGTCCATTCGAAGCTCTGCGGCTCGACCATCATCGTCGATCTCGTCATGCGCGACGGCAAGGTCGTCGATTTCGCCCATGACGTGAAGGCCTGCGCGTTGGGCCAAGCGGCTGCCTCCATCATGGCCCGCAACGTCATCGGCGCGACGGCGCCCGAGCTGCGGCAGTTGCGCGACGAAGTGCGCGCAATGCTGAAGGACAATGGTCCGCCGCCGCAAGGCAAATGGGCGGAAATCGGCGTTCTCGAACCAGTCCGCGACTTCAAGGCCCGCCACACATCGACCATGTTGACCTTCGAGGCAACGGTCGAGGCCGTCAATCAGATCGAGGCGGCGGGCGCAAAGGCGGCGGAATAG
- the yidD gene encoding membrane protein insertion efficiency factor YidD, with protein MDLRLFPRRAAHYAIRAYQLSFSAFLGRQCRYLPSCSAYTDEAITRYGLGPGGIMGFARLCRCHPWGNYGYDPVPEHLPDGSSWLKPWRYGQWRGPLHCEDVSPEGAVPDKMADPRHGEQDRK; from the coding sequence ATGGATCTTCGTCTTTTCCCGCGGCGCGCCGCCCATTATGCGATTCGCGCCTACCAATTGAGTTTTTCCGCCTTTCTTGGTCGACAGTGCCGCTATTTGCCGAGCTGTTCGGCCTATACGGACGAGGCGATCACCCGCTATGGGCTCGGGCCCGGCGGGATCATGGGATTTGCCCGCCTGTGCCGCTGTCATCCTTGGGGAAATTACGGGTACGATCCGGTGCCGGAGCATCTGCCTGACGGCAGCTCATGGCTGAAGCCGTGGCGTTATGGGCAGTGGCGGGGGCCGCTGCATTGCGAAGACGTTTCGCCTGAAGGAGCGGTGCCGGACAAAATGGCCGATCCGCGACATGGCGAGCAGGATCGCAAATAA
- a CDS encoding nitroreductase family protein has translation MAATNPRQSEHPIDSIFLERWSPRAFTGEAVPEADLRSMFEAARWAPSSSNVQPWRFFYAMAGTPHFAKFLGLLNESNQVWAKAAGALVVLVSKTTQVSARDNSSVPNSSHSFDTGTAWGFFALEAHKLGYATHAMGGFDKERAKIELKLPEDYRPEAAIAIGRRGDKATLPEALQAREMPNGRLPQAEFVFEGGFPVV, from the coding sequence ATGGCCGCAACCAATCCGCGCCAATCTGAGCATCCGATCGATTCGATCTTTCTCGAGCGTTGGTCGCCGCGCGCCTTCACCGGCGAAGCGGTGCCCGAAGCCGATCTGCGCAGCATGTTCGAAGCCGCCCGCTGGGCGCCGTCGTCCAGCAATGTGCAGCCCTGGCGCTTCTTCTATGCCATGGCTGGCACGCCGCATTTCGCCAAATTTCTGGGCCTGCTCAATGAGAGCAATCAAGTCTGGGCGAAAGCCGCTGGCGCGCTTGTCGTACTCGTCTCGAAAACCACACAAGTCTCGGCGCGCGACAACAGTTCGGTGCCGAACTCCAGCCATTCCTTCGATACTGGCACGGCCTGGGGGTTTTTCGCTCTTGAAGCCCATAAGCTCGGCTATGCGACCCATGCCATGGGCGGCTTTGATAAAGAGCGTGCGAAGATCGAACTGAAGCTGCCGGAAGACTATCGCCCCGAAGCCGCCATCGCGATCGGCCGGCGCGGCGACAAAGCGACATTGCCCGAGGCGCTGCAAGCGCGCGAAATGCCGAATGGCCGCTTGCCACAAGCGGAGTTCGTCTTCGAGGGCGGTTTTCCGGTGGTGTGA